The following coding sequences are from one Mugil cephalus isolate CIBA_MC_2020 chromosome 9, CIBA_Mcephalus_1.1, whole genome shotgun sequence window:
- the spartb gene encoding spartin b isoform X2 → MEKAKQDAFDNARLQVIKDGYERAFECINKGLTVDEAGDKAQALELYKRGRQHLLRAISVPSRGDECVGSSWESARQMQQKMQETLNNITTRMAILETSSDLPSAPPLSSSSEAAATEGLYPKLVTKEKPAPQNVLSAKGPVAGAVGGMPASCGVNLPLAPTGQPAVQIEQPPAYSPQAADGHLSISYGTDSGERSLVGDEFYSRTSNSTPSPQSMGEDGQELLYIPHGVQIFFVTPEGQVSAPSYPGYLRLVKFTSDQSDSMPNRPPAFLQVCDWLYPLMATDSPVLLCNTGVFMFPDMMAPAPGYYVGVVLSSELPNAERALFQDLLSQMTDLRVQAPDEAEETVNLSQKVPIVSPEEAAPAETEDDKTLPEWSEKVANGILTGASWLSWGLVKGAEFTGKAIHKGATKLREHITPEDKPAQVSPTVTKGLHVAKQATGGAVKVSQFLVDGVCTVAGCVGRELAPHVKKHGGKLIPESMKKDKDGRSNIDGAMVVAASGVQGFATMWTGLETAAKDITKSVASETVTTIKHKFRGLQNIFDTPNEEMCNFS, encoded by the exons ATGGAGAAAGCTAAACAAGATGCATTTGATAATGCCAGACTCCAAGTGATCAAAGATGGCTATGAGAGGGCCTTTGAGTGCATCAATAAAGGACTGACAGTGGATGAAGCTGGAGACAAGGCACAGGCCCTGGAGCTCTACAAGCGAGGACGACAGCACCTTCTCAGGGCCATCAGTGTGCCTTCACGGGGAGATGAGTGTGTTGGCAGCTCCTGGGAATCAGCCAGACAGATGCAGCAGAAGATGCAGGAGACGCTGAACAACATAACCACTCGCATGGCCATACTCGAGACCAGCTCAGACCTCCCATCTGCACCCCCTCTGAGCTCCAGCAGTGAGGCTGCGGCTACAGAAGGTCTTTACCCCAAACTGGTTACCAAAGAGAAGCCGGCGCCACAAAACGTGCTCTCTGCTAAAGGCCCAGTGGCTGGGGCTGTGGGAGGCATGCCTGCAAGCTGCGGTGTCAATCTACCTCTCGCACCCACTGGACAGCCTGCGGTCCAAATCGAACAGCCCCCTGCCTACTCTCCTCAGGCGGCCGATGGCCACTTATCCATCTCATACGGGACCGATTCAGGGGAGAGGTCACTGGTTGGGGATGAGTTCTACAGTCGTACGTCGAACTCAACGCCATCTCCCCAGAGCATGGGTGAAGACGGACAGGAGCTGCTGTACATTCCTCACGGTGTACAGATATTTTTTGTCACACCCGAGGGGCAAGTGAGCGCCCCGTCGTACCCGGGCTACCTGCGGCTGGTGAAGTTCACCAGTGATCAGTCTGACAGCATGCCCAATCGACCACCAGCATTTCTGCAG GTGTGTGACTGGCTGTATCCTCTCATGGCCACGGACTCTCCGGTGTTGCTGTGTAACACTGGGGTGTTTATGTTTCCGGACATGATGGCGCCAGCTCCAGGGTATTATGTCGGGGTGGTGTTGTCCTCTGAGCTTCCTAATGCAGAGAGAGCACTGTTTCAGGACCTGCTGTCCCAGATGACAGATCTCAGGGTTCAG GCTCCAGATGAGGCAGAAGAAACCGTTAATCTCAGTCAGAAGGTCCCCATTGTTTCACCTGAGGAGGCGGCACCAGCAGAAACCGAGGATGATAAAACTCTGCCCGAATGGAGTGAAAAGGTGGCAAATGGGATCCTGACAG GTGCGTCTTGGTTAAGCTGGGGTCTGGTGAAAGGAGCCGAGTTTACGGGCAAAGCCATTCACAAAGGCGCGACTAAACTCAGGGAACACATCACTCCGGAGGACAAACCGGCCCAGGTCAGCCCCACAGTCACCAAAGGCCTCCACGTCGCAAAGCAGGCGACGGGGGGAGCTGTCAAAGTCAGCCAGTTTCTCG TGGATGGCGTGTGTACCGTCGCCGGCTGTGTGGGTCGAGAGCTGGCGCCACACGTGAAAAAACACGGCGGGAAGCTGATCCCGGAGTCTATGAAGAAAGACAAGGATGGGCGTTCCAACATAGATGGGGCCATGGTGGTGGCTGCCAGCGGAGTGCAAG GATTTGCTACCATGTGGACTGGTTTGGAAACTGCAGCAAAGGACATTACTAAAAGTGTAGCATCAGAGACGGTCACCACCATAAAACATAA ATTTAGGGGTCTACAAAACATCTTTGACACACCTAATGAGGAGATGTGTAATTTTTCCTAA
- the spartb gene encoding spartin b isoform X1: protein MEKAKQDAFDNARLQVIKDGYERAFECINKGLTVDEAGDKAQALELYKRGRQHLLRAISVPSRGDECVGSSWESARQMQQKMQETLNNITTRMAILETSSDLPSAPPLSSSSEAAATEGLYPKLVTKEKPAPQNVLSAKGPVAGAVGGMPASCGVNLPLAPTGQPAVQIEQPPAYSPQAADGHLSISYGTDSGERSLVGDEFYSRTSNSTPSPQSMGEDGQELLYIPHGVQIFFVTPEGQVSAPSYPGYLRLVKFTSDQSDSMPNRPPAFLQVCDWLYPLMATDSPVLLCNTGVFMFPDMMAPAPGYYVGVVLSSELPNAERALFQDLLSQMTDLRVQAPDEAEETVNLSQKVPIVSPEEAAPAETEDDKTLPEWSEKVANGILTGASWLSWGLVKGAEFTGKAIHKGATKLREHITPEDKPAQVSPTVTKGLHVAKQATGGAVKVSQFLVDGVCTVAGCVGRELAPHVKKHGGKLIPESMKKDKDGRSNIDGAMVVAASGVQGFATMWTGLETAAKDITKSVASETVTTIKHKYGAAAGQATDHAVNSAINVGITAFNIDNLGIKAVAKRTGKQTAQAILEDYKLQERPEKGKQVEKLNK from the exons ATGGAGAAAGCTAAACAAGATGCATTTGATAATGCCAGACTCCAAGTGATCAAAGATGGCTATGAGAGGGCCTTTGAGTGCATCAATAAAGGACTGACAGTGGATGAAGCTGGAGACAAGGCACAGGCCCTGGAGCTCTACAAGCGAGGACGACAGCACCTTCTCAGGGCCATCAGTGTGCCTTCACGGGGAGATGAGTGTGTTGGCAGCTCCTGGGAATCAGCCAGACAGATGCAGCAGAAGATGCAGGAGACGCTGAACAACATAACCACTCGCATGGCCATACTCGAGACCAGCTCAGACCTCCCATCTGCACCCCCTCTGAGCTCCAGCAGTGAGGCTGCGGCTACAGAAGGTCTTTACCCCAAACTGGTTACCAAAGAGAAGCCGGCGCCACAAAACGTGCTCTCTGCTAAAGGCCCAGTGGCTGGGGCTGTGGGAGGCATGCCTGCAAGCTGCGGTGTCAATCTACCTCTCGCACCCACTGGACAGCCTGCGGTCCAAATCGAACAGCCCCCTGCCTACTCTCCTCAGGCGGCCGATGGCCACTTATCCATCTCATACGGGACCGATTCAGGGGAGAGGTCACTGGTTGGGGATGAGTTCTACAGTCGTACGTCGAACTCAACGCCATCTCCCCAGAGCATGGGTGAAGACGGACAGGAGCTGCTGTACATTCCTCACGGTGTACAGATATTTTTTGTCACACCCGAGGGGCAAGTGAGCGCCCCGTCGTACCCGGGCTACCTGCGGCTGGTGAAGTTCACCAGTGATCAGTCTGACAGCATGCCCAATCGACCACCAGCATTTCTGCAG GTGTGTGACTGGCTGTATCCTCTCATGGCCACGGACTCTCCGGTGTTGCTGTGTAACACTGGGGTGTTTATGTTTCCGGACATGATGGCGCCAGCTCCAGGGTATTATGTCGGGGTGGTGTTGTCCTCTGAGCTTCCTAATGCAGAGAGAGCACTGTTTCAGGACCTGCTGTCCCAGATGACAGATCTCAGGGTTCAG GCTCCAGATGAGGCAGAAGAAACCGTTAATCTCAGTCAGAAGGTCCCCATTGTTTCACCTGAGGAGGCGGCACCAGCAGAAACCGAGGATGATAAAACTCTGCCCGAATGGAGTGAAAAGGTGGCAAATGGGATCCTGACAG GTGCGTCTTGGTTAAGCTGGGGTCTGGTGAAAGGAGCCGAGTTTACGGGCAAAGCCATTCACAAAGGCGCGACTAAACTCAGGGAACACATCACTCCGGAGGACAAACCGGCCCAGGTCAGCCCCACAGTCACCAAAGGCCTCCACGTCGCAAAGCAGGCGACGGGGGGAGCTGTCAAAGTCAGCCAGTTTCTCG TGGATGGCGTGTGTACCGTCGCCGGCTGTGTGGGTCGAGAGCTGGCGCCACACGTGAAAAAACACGGCGGGAAGCTGATCCCGGAGTCTATGAAGAAAGACAAGGATGGGCGTTCCAACATAGATGGGGCCATGGTGGTGGCTGCCAGCGGAGTGCAAG GATTTGCTACCATGTGGACTGGTTTGGAAACTGCAGCAAAGGACATTACTAAAAGTGTAGCATCAGAGACGGTCACCACCATAAAACATAA GTACGGTGCAGCCGCCGGACAAGCCACAGACCACGCAGTCAATTCTGCCATTAACGTCGGTATCACTGCCTTCAACATCGACAACCTGGGGATCAAAGCTGTGGCCAAAAGGACTGGCAAGCAAACGGCGCAGGCCATTTTGGAAGACTACAAGCTCCAGGAGAGACCAGAGAAGGGGAAGCAGGTGGAGAAATTGAATAAGTAG
- the LOC125014130 gene encoding uncharacterized protein LOC125014130 produces MDKSGNSSLHAYDTSAPEQLKNELANEPAHGKCPSLQKSENKTCLRSRKKPKQRQTGMKRNTAKRAKLAAKKSNKDRVPLKGPQQKRCNSVNQPSIAITHVTMDQMLPQTDSLTTVHATPILLDKSTVPRGQMLPVCQDQFLPDSSHFVENNWISPASEFLNPASCAFTRPKSSHASAPQMRPDPSTSHMEVTSSHMDPVAFPSVNFGQAFSSPGQSTVTNFILSSVEQSQIGSPLIGPSDRASAEDFTNHLFFSPSTFQSATSSSNDLTPENGVCSVSEAPCALSLAQESDLCSSSPLTHSQCDMTSPFWLDLLLDSSSSNLCFPDANLVDLVLSSETRSD; encoded by the exons ATGG acAAATCTGGGAACAGCTCACTGCACGCATATGACACTTCAGCACCTGAGCA GTTAAAGAACGAACTTGCAAATGAACCTGCTCATGGAAAGTGCCCTTCTCTGCAGAAAAGTGAGAACAAGACCTGTCTTCGTTCTCGcaagaaaccaaaacagag ACAAACAGGCATGAAGAGGAATACGGCCAAGAGAGCAAAGCTAGCTGCCAAGAAGTCAAACAAgg ATCGTGTTCCTTTAAAAGGCCCTCAGCAGAAGAGATGTAACAGCGTAAATCAACCTTCTATCGCAATAACCCACGTGACGATGGATCAAATGCTTCCTCAAACTGACAGCTTGACCACAGTGCATGCCACACCAATATTGCTGGACAAATCAACTGTTCCCCGGGGACAGATGCTGCCAGTGTGCCAGGATCAATTTCTCCCTGACTCATCTCACTTTGTGGAAAATAACTGGATAAGCCCAGCCTCCGAGTTTCTCAACCCCGCCTCGTGTGCTTTCACACGCCCAAAGAGCAGCCACGCTTCGGCGCCACAGATGCGACCGGACCCATCTACCAGCCATATGGAGGTCACTTCTAGCCATATGGATCCTGTTGCTTTCCCATCGGTTAATTTTGGCCAAGCTTTCAGCTCACCTGGACAGAGCACTGTAACGAATTTCATCCTCTCATCAGTAGAACAAAGTCAAATCGGCTCACCGCTCATCGGCCCGTCTGACAGGGCTTCGGCAGAAGATTTTACAAACCACCTGTTCTTTTCTCCGTCCACATTTCAAAGTGCAACTTCAAGTTCCAACGACCTCACTCCAGAAAATGGAGTTTGTTCAGTGTCTGAGGCTCCATGTGCTTTGAGCCTTGCCCAAGAGAGTGACCTCTGTAGTAGCAGCCCTCTAACACACAGCCAGTGTGATATGACGAGTCCCTTTTGGCTTGATTTGCTGTTagatagcagcagcagtaactTGTGCTTTCCTGACGCCAATCTTGTCGACCTTGTTCTGTCATCTGAAACGAGGTCCGACTAA